The following proteins come from a genomic window of Leptospira dzoumogneensis:
- a CDS encoding citrate synthase family protein translates to MAFSSKKPFLNADEAASALGVEVQTIYAYVSRGLLHSESGGNKDRSKRYRREDIEQLLLRREERSQPGKTAKAALSLGQPVLESSITLLGENSLFYRGKDVLELSENGSFEDTACLLWEAEETNPFGSDWPILSEESNKILKLLEGRPILDISRILLPFLEYEDAKAFRKDPKTYKKTSSSILRYLTLFSSGKTESSGKISETLLSSWNPSRKKEDPNFSSKLKLLEAALILSADHELNVSSFTARCVASSEASLYQVVLAGLAALSGPKHGLLTEKAILLLSQASGNKKKDKQLLEEKLRNGENIPGFGHPLYKKGDPRGRKLIQMVERFFPEDTDVQLYLQFLKQIQELLEDYATIDAGLALVSKALKLPKGAGIGIFAIGRTAGWLAHAMEQYDSGNLIRPRAKYIGNLPQE, encoded by the coding sequence ATGGCTTTTTCTTCAAAAAAACCGTTCTTAAATGCGGACGAGGCCGCCTCTGCTTTAGGGGTAGAGGTCCAAACCATCTACGCATACGTTAGCCGCGGCTTATTACATTCCGAATCCGGAGGTAATAAAGACAGAAGTAAACGATATAGAAGAGAAGATATAGAACAATTATTGCTCAGAAGGGAAGAAAGAAGCCAGCCCGGCAAAACTGCAAAAGCAGCTTTATCCTTAGGACAACCCGTTTTAGAATCTTCGATCACATTACTCGGAGAAAACTCCCTATTTTACCGAGGAAAAGATGTATTAGAACTTTCTGAAAACGGAAGTTTCGAAGATACAGCCTGCTTACTCTGGGAAGCAGAAGAAACAAATCCATTCGGATCAGATTGGCCTATATTATCCGAAGAATCTAATAAAATCCTAAAATTATTAGAAGGTCGGCCCATCTTAGATATTTCCAGGATATTACTTCCCTTTTTAGAATATGAAGATGCAAAGGCATTTAGAAAAGATCCTAAAACTTATAAAAAAACTTCTTCTTCTATCTTAAGATATCTTACTCTATTCTCTTCCGGTAAGACGGAATCTTCCGGAAAAATTTCAGAAACTCTTTTAAGTAGTTGGAATCCTTCTAGAAAAAAAGAAGACCCTAACTTCTCATCCAAACTCAAACTATTAGAGGCAGCTTTGATCCTTTCCGCGGATCATGAGTTGAATGTTTCTTCTTTTACTGCAAGATGTGTTGCTTCCAGTGAAGCCTCTCTTTATCAAGTTGTGCTCGCTGGACTCGCTGCTTTGTCCGGGCCCAAACATGGACTACTCACGGAGAAAGCGATCCTTCTTCTTTCCCAAGCAAGCGGGAACAAAAAGAAAGATAAACAACTCTTAGAAGAAAAATTAAGGAATGGAGAGAACATCCCAGGCTTCGGTCATCCTCTCTATAAAAAAGGAGATCCAAGAGGCAGAAAACTCATCCAAATGGTCGAAAGATTTTTTCCAGAAGATACTGATGTGCAGCTATATCTACAATTCTTAAAACAGATCCAAGAACTTCTAGAAGATTATGCAACGATAGATGCTGGACTTGCACTTGTTTCCAAAGCACTCAAATTACCTAAAGGGGCAGGCATTGGAATTTTTGCGATAGGCAGGACTGCGGGTTGGTTAGCTCATGCAATGGAACAATACGATTCAGGGAATTTGATCCGGCCTAGAGCAAAGTATATCGGAAACCTTCCCCAAGAATAA
- a CDS encoding DUF1569 domain-containing protein, with product MSDPNFSRKKFIQKAVAVGVITSSATVLGSCSNAPAGVKERGLQFSNFSEVNSELEKILLSKTIIPYGEWSPSQILLHCAQSIYYSIKGYPENKSEVFQNTLGKIAFWNFSRKGKMSHDLNAPIPGADVLRSGVSISDSVLELKKAISAFSNYTGEFAPHFAYGKLTKQEYELAHAMHIANHLDYVTIN from the coding sequence ATGTCGGATCCTAATTTTTCCAGAAAAAAATTCATTCAAAAAGCCGTTGCTGTAGGAGTTATAACAAGCTCTGCAACCGTATTAGGATCCTGTTCTAACGCACCTGCAGGTGTAAAAGAAAGAGGACTTCAATTTTCTAATTTTTCAGAAGTGAATTCCGAGTTAGAAAAGATACTTCTCTCTAAAACAATTATTCCTTACGGAGAATGGAGTCCCAGCCAGATACTTCTTCACTGCGCTCAAAGTATTTATTATTCTATTAAAGGTTATCCCGAAAATAAATCCGAAGTTTTTCAAAACACTTTAGGTAAGATCGCATTTTGGAATTTTTCCAGAAAAGGAAAGATGTCTCATGATCTGAATGCGCCTATCCCCGGTGCGGATGTTTTACGATCGGGAGTTTCCATTTCGGACAGTGTTCTTGAATTGAAAAAAGCAATCTCGGCATTCTCCAATTATACCGGAGAATTCGCTCCTCATTTTGCTTACGGGAAACTTACTAAACAAGAGTACGAACTCGCTCATGCAATGCATATAGCGAATCATTTAGATTACGTAACTATCAACTGA
- the hpt gene encoding hypoxanthine phosphoribosyltransferase — protein sequence MRDNTSNFNNIPFAALFSEEMISFRVKELGLQIANDYQGKNPVFICVLRGGIYFFSDLTKAVPIPIELDFIQAKSYIGTESSGNVELVKDLDSNISGRDVLIVEDIVDTGRTLKFLISHILSKKPKSLEVASLLFKEGGEAAGYPIKYVGWNIGKEFVIGYGLDYDGKFRNLPGVFLYSEE from the coding sequence ATGAGGGATAATACTTCAAATTTTAATAATATACCTTTTGCGGCCTTATTTAGTGAAGAGATGATCTCTTTTCGGGTCAAAGAATTAGGCCTACAAATCGCAAATGATTATCAGGGTAAAAATCCGGTTTTTATATGTGTTCTTAGAGGCGGGATTTACTTCTTCTCGGATCTAACCAAGGCAGTTCCGATCCCCATCGAATTGGACTTTATCCAAGCAAAATCATATATTGGAACCGAATCTTCCGGAAATGTAGAATTGGTCAAAGATCTGGATTCGAATATTTCAGGAAGAGATGTTTTAATCGTAGAAGATATAGTGGATACAGGCCGCACACTGAAATTTTTGATCTCTCATATTCTTTCTAAAAAACCAAAATCTTTAGAGGTAGCTTCCCTATTATTTAAAGAAGGTGGAGAAGCCGCAGGGTATCCGATCAAGTACGTTGGCTGGAATATAGGAAAAGAATTCGTGATCGGATACGGTTTAGACTACGACGGTAAGTTTAGAAATTTACCCGGAGTATTCCTTTATTCGGAAGAATGA
- a CDS encoding SixA phosphatase family protein, whose translation MKEIHLIRHSKSDWSDTHLKDKERPLSKRGRKNARFLGKYVEKVSFVADVALVSPSIRTSETWKILQGFQNITKDTKIISEIYEAEYSDLLRILRGLSSKINNVVLIGHNPGMEDLANYLLVGNNPDSLFEKFPTSSFISLVTDQKDWADLGRQSCRLKRFWIP comes from the coding sequence TTGAAAGAGATCCATCTCATAAGACATTCTAAATCCGATTGGAGCGATACTCATTTAAAGGATAAGGAACGTCCTTTATCTAAGAGAGGTCGTAAAAATGCGCGATTTTTAGGAAAATATGTGGAGAAGGTTTCCTTTGTTGCGGATGTCGCCCTTGTTTCGCCATCGATCAGAACTTCAGAAACTTGGAAGATATTACAAGGTTTTCAGAATATTACAAAGGACACTAAGATTATAAGTGAGATATATGAGGCGGAGTATTCTGACTTACTTAGGATCTTAAGAGGTCTATCTTCTAAAATTAATAATGTAGTTTTAATAGGTCATAATCCTGGAATGGAAGACTTGGCGAATTATTTATTAGTAGGAAATAATCCTGACTCTCTTTTCGAAAAATTCCCCACTTCTTCTTTTATAAGTTTGGTAACGGACCAAAAAGATTGGGCGGATCTGGGAAGACAAAGCTGCAGACTTAAAAGGTTTTGGATCCCATGA
- a CDS encoding quinone-dependent dihydroorotate dehydrogenase: MNSEWKQWVYEKTAKPFFLSIHPESAHYLAQNLLGLSKKLPFVFPVLESLMTYSSDRLKTKVAGIEFANPVGLGAGFDKTGELYPFLSRLGFGSIEIGTITGQGQPGNPKPRIFRYAEDEALINRMGFNNPGADVAEETIRKQKKNCIRGINVGKTKIVSEEDAVNDYVYSLKKLTPYADYAVINISSPNTPGLRNFQKKENFTKLMDGIKSGLGGKFPIPTFVKFAPDMEKEELKGLLELLPDTKLSGVILTNTTIDKSVLKRFPNVEKEGGVSGKPLRQKSTEFVRYAYSILKGSLPIIGVGGINSGEAALEKILAGADLVQLYTGYVYNGPFLPVRILEYLDGVLKKTGARSIGELVGKNKI, from the coding sequence ATGAATTCAGAATGGAAACAATGGGTTTATGAAAAAACCGCAAAACCTTTCTTCTTAAGTATTCATCCGGAGTCCGCTCACTACTTAGCCCAAAACCTACTTGGGCTTTCTAAAAAACTTCCATTCGTGTTTCCTGTTTTGGAATCACTCATGACTTATTCCAGCGATCGTTTGAAAACAAAGGTCGCAGGGATTGAATTTGCAAATCCGGTAGGTTTAGGCGCCGGTTTTGATAAAACAGGAGAGTTGTATCCATTTCTTTCCAGATTAGGTTTCGGTTCGATTGAGATCGGAACGATCACCGGTCAAGGCCAACCCGGAAATCCTAAACCGAGGATCTTCAGATATGCTGAAGATGAAGCGCTAATCAATCGAATGGGATTTAATAATCCAGGCGCGGATGTCGCAGAAGAAACGATCCGAAAGCAGAAAAAGAACTGCATTAGAGGGATCAATGTAGGTAAGACAAAAATTGTATCTGAAGAAGATGCAGTGAATGATTATGTATATTCTCTAAAAAAACTTACACCATATGCGGACTATGCAGTGATCAATATATCTTCTCCCAATACTCCCGGTCTTAGAAATTTCCAAAAGAAGGAAAATTTTACAAAGCTGATGGACGGGATTAAGAGCGGCTTAGGTGGAAAATTTCCTATCCCTACTTTTGTAAAATTCGCTCCAGACATGGAAAAAGAAGAACTGAAAGGCTTGTTGGAGCTCCTACCGGATACAAAATTATCAGGCGTAATTCTTACGAATACTACGATAGACAAATCGGTTCTAAAACGTTTTCCTAATGTAGAAAAAGAAGGCGGAGTTTCAGGCAAACCGCTTCGACAAAAGTCCACAGAGTTCGTAAGATACGCTTACTCCATCTTAAAAGGAAGCCTTCCTATCATTGGAGTCGGTGGGATTAATTCTGGAGAAGCTGCGTTAGAAAAAATTTTAGCGGGCGCAGACCTAGTCCAATTATATACAGGTTACGTATACAACGGACCTTTTTTACCGGTTAGAATATTAGAATATCTAGATGGAGTTCTGAAAAAAACAGGAGCGAGATCGATTGGCGAATTAGTAGGAAAGAATAAGATCTGA
- a CDS encoding ABC transporter permease — MKQIYHLVTIQLKEFYREPGILFWAFIFPIAIAGVLGIAFTTKGVPQTRVAIISSSHDASGLSNKIEKAFSNSSDGNSDGLGVIIPQIVSEEDAIKALKRGEINLLVKEDEKGNLEFSFDPSNANAQRDYLLLSNALLTMQGKEQASSSIRRLDSKGTRYIDYLVPGMLAMGVMNSCLWGVGWNLIEMRMKKLLRRMSATPMNKLAFVMSFFFTRIFVTTVESIIFLTFTFTVFENAFFGSIPAALLIFLTGNFVFACIGIFVGSRAQSAQVGNGLVNAFTFPMMVLSGIFFSYKNFPDIVLPFIKHLPLTLVADSLRAVFIEGAGLAEIVYPCVFMVGIGFFFLGVGLRIFRWS; from the coding sequence ATGAAACAAATCTATCATTTAGTCACGATTCAATTAAAAGAATTTTATAGAGAACCAGGGATTCTTTTCTGGGCATTCATATTTCCTATCGCGATCGCAGGTGTATTAGGAATTGCATTCACTACTAAGGGAGTGCCTCAAACTAGAGTTGCGATCATCTCTTCTTCACATGATGCGAGCGGACTTTCTAACAAGATCGAAAAAGCATTTTCTAATTCTTCCGATGGTAACTCCGACGGATTAGGCGTGATCATTCCTCAGATTGTTTCAGAAGAAGATGCGATCAAGGCACTCAAAAGAGGAGAGATCAATCTTTTAGTAAAGGAAGATGAAAAAGGAAATTTAGAATTTTCTTTCGATCCGAGTAATGCAAACGCACAGAGAGATTATCTTCTTCTTTCCAATGCTCTTTTGACAATGCAGGGAAAAGAGCAGGCTAGTTCAAGTATCCGAAGATTAGATTCAAAAGGTACAAGATATATAGATTATCTGGTTCCGGGGATGCTCGCCATGGGAGTGATGAACTCCTGTCTTTGGGGAGTTGGTTGGAATCTGATCGAGATGAGGATGAAAAAACTTTTAAGAAGAATGTCTGCAACTCCAATGAATAAGTTGGCGTTTGTGATGTCTTTCTTCTTCACTCGAATATTTGTCACAACTGTAGAATCCATCATCTTCTTAACGTTTACGTTTACCGTTTTTGAAAATGCGTTTTTCGGTTCTATTCCTGCGGCACTTTTGATCTTTCTGACCGGAAATTTCGTATTCGCATGTATCGGGATCTTTGTAGGTTCCAGAGCACAAAGCGCTCAGGTAGGGAATGGACTAGTGAACGCATTCACATTCCCGATGATGGTTTTATCCGGGATCTTCTTCAGTTATAAAAACTTTCCGGATATAGTGCTTCCTTTTATAAAACATCTACCTTTGACCTTGGTGGCTGATTCATTGAGGGCCGTATTTATAGAAGGAGCAGGACTTGCAGAGATAGTTTACCCTTGCGTGTTTATGGTAGGGATCGGATTTTTTTTCTTGGGCGTTGGGCTTCGCATATTTCGCTGGTCTTAA
- a CDS encoding ABC transporter ATP-binding protein, giving the protein MDKIQNPIISVSNVTKKFKDVTAVSDLSLEIKKGEFVGLLGPNGAGKTTLIEMLEGIQFPDSGKIQILGTSWKESETFLRSNIGLALQETRFMDRATVWETLKLFGSFYKAPESRLHEILELTRLTEKNKSFVNSLSGGQRQRLALGVSIMNKPEILFLDEPTTGLDPGARRDIWKILEDLRAYGTTMILTTHYMEEAEVLCERIIVMDKGRILDQGTLSDLLGKLGGGEIVRFSLENGTDPSSYLPEKGKFKFSWNSDMKEGRINVERITDYLPSMLDSFSKSGIVLKELECHKKTLDDLFLSMTGRGLEE; this is encoded by the coding sequence GTGGATAAAATTCAAAACCCGATCATCTCGGTATCTAATGTAACTAAAAAATTCAAAGATGTAACCGCCGTCAGCGATCTTTCTCTGGAAATTAAAAAGGGAGAGTTCGTAGGTTTGCTTGGGCCGAACGGCGCCGGTAAAACAACTCTGATCGAAATGTTGGAAGGTATACAATTTCCTGATTCAGGAAAGATCCAAATTTTAGGAACAAGCTGGAAAGAGAGCGAAACATTTTTAAGAAGTAATATTGGTCTCGCTTTGCAAGAAACCAGATTTATGGATAGAGCCACTGTTTGGGAAACTCTGAAATTATTCGGAAGTTTTTATAAGGCGCCTGAATCCAGACTTCATGAAATTTTAGAACTCACCAGACTTACTGAAAAAAATAAATCATTCGTGAATAGTTTATCCGGAGGCCAAAGACAAAGATTGGCATTGGGTGTTTCTATCATGAATAAACCCGAAATTCTTTTTTTAGATGAGCCTACTACAGGTTTAGATCCGGGAGCGAGAAGAGATATCTGGAAAATCCTGGAAGATCTAAGAGCTTATGGAACTACAATGATCCTTACTACTCATTATATGGAAGAAGCGGAAGTTCTCTGCGAAAGGATCATAGTAATGGATAAGGGCCGTATTTTGGACCAAGGAACCTTATCAGATCTTTTAGGAAAACTAGGCGGTGGAGAAATTGTTCGTTTCTCTTTGGAGAATGGAACTGATCCGAGTTCCTATCTTCCTGAAAAAGGAAAATTCAAATTCAGTTGGAATTCCGACATGAAAGAAGGCCGCATCAATGTGGAAAGAATTACCGATTATCTTCCTTCCATGTTGGATTCTTTTTCTAAATCAGGTATCGTTTTAAAAGAGCTGGAATGTCATAAAAAGACATTGGACGACTTATTCCTTTCCATGACCGGAAGAGGGTTGGAAGAATGA
- a CDS encoding patatin-like phospholipase family protein — protein sequence MPIIDEYELPSKKSDPGSKFGEVLQGIWLEDEICFAIAGGGCKAFYGLGFGHELKTWGLKLRQVSGVSAGAAMVLSLLCETEEESVSFFERIVRKNPRNFYFTRLFSGEKAFPHEDMYRRTIRFGMDFDKIIRSGAKVFIHTIKAFPKDDSNKNTFRLARLIAETGKAFLEDERDRNKGLYTERTFRVLRNWNMKEVLFTEADFRDPSVIEQIIMNSSSIPPIVSFQNHGKEYYLDGGLTNNLLLEAFPPNAKIIGIHYESTTIVGKDPHLLDRCFLVTPSKQLPITSFDYTNAKGVREAYEMGKSDALKKKDQILEYLKKDWVKKAEKLRKN from the coding sequence ATGCCTATCATAGATGAATACGAACTTCCTTCTAAAAAGTCAGATCCTGGTTCCAAATTCGGCGAGGTACTGCAAGGGATTTGGTTAGAAGATGAGATCTGTTTTGCGATCGCAGGCGGTGGTTGTAAGGCATTCTACGGTTTGGGCTTTGGTCATGAATTAAAAACCTGGGGATTAAAACTCAGACAAGTGTCCGGAGTTTCTGCGGGAGCCGCAATGGTTCTTTCTCTTCTCTGCGAAACGGAAGAAGAATCAGTTTCCTTTTTTGAAAGAATAGTCCGCAAGAACCCTCGTAATTTTTATTTCACTCGTTTATTCAGCGGAGAGAAGGCGTTTCCTCATGAAGATATGTATCGCAGGACGATCCGATTCGGAATGGACTTCGATAAAATCATCCGTTCAGGAGCAAAAGTTTTTATTCATACGATCAAAGCATTTCCTAAAGATGATTCCAATAAGAACACATTCAGGCTCGCAAGGCTGATCGCAGAAACAGGAAAAGCATTTTTAGAAGATGAAAGGGACCGTAATAAGGGACTCTATACAGAAAGAACATTTCGTGTTTTAAGAAATTGGAATATGAAAGAAGTTCTTTTTACCGAAGCGGATTTCAGGGATCCGAGCGTGATAGAACAGATCATTATGAACTCTTCTTCTATTCCTCCTATTGTTTCTTTTCAGAACCATGGAAAGGAATATTATTTGGATGGAGGACTCACCAATAATTTACTTTTAGAAGCATTTCCTCCCAATGCAAAAATTATCGGAATACATTACGAATCGACTACCATAGTTGGAAAAGATCCTCATTTATTGGATCGTTGTTTTTTAGTAACTCCTTCTAAACAACTTCCGATCACTTCTTTCGATTACACAAATGCAAAAGGTGTAAGAGAAGCTTACGAGATGGGAAAATCGGACGCATTAAAGAAGAAGGATCAGATCCTAGAATATCTTAAAAAAGATTGGGTGAAAAAAGCGGAAAAGCTTCGTAAGAATTAA
- a CDS encoding class I SAM-dependent RNA methyltransferase produces the protein MSTEKNRREISGLVVEKWANLGTCISHAENKTVFVKAAVPGETVRIRTDKENSKLIWGTVVSAEKISALRIESDCSAFPECGGCSYRHIPYEEELKIKKSLLSDSFLYVSKLDPSQIPEIGILSGPSNSYRNTAQIKIEFKKGKTNAGFYKENSNSLVHFPKEGCKHLPSEMNEYVRKNLANKKTFSRKGDWRLRYSSGEILEYDKKEVKIGPYLPEKIEWSIPAEGFTQVNRFLLEEWMLKIRSWIPKDCGPVLEFYSGAGLISLAIGHLVSRLSGYELSNSSVQAAEKNAKNIGYSHLEFHTLDLNSSLPKKLDSFGAELSILNPPRAGASSSLLDFLDGLRPSRVIYSSCNPSTLARDLGTLKNSGYKPKEIVLTDFFPRTKHFEVLVLLDL, from the coding sequence ATGAGTACGGAAAAGAACCGTAGAGAAATTTCAGGATTGGTCGTGGAGAAATGGGCGAATCTTGGTACTTGTATTTCTCATGCGGAGAATAAAACCGTTTTTGTAAAAGCTGCCGTTCCTGGAGAAACAGTTCGGATCAGAACTGATAAAGAAAATTCTAAACTGATTTGGGGCACCGTCGTATCTGCTGAAAAAATTTCCGCTCTTCGGATCGAGTCAGATTGTTCCGCATTTCCGGAATGTGGAGGATGTTCTTACCGCCATATTCCGTATGAGGAAGAACTAAAGATCAAAAAATCTCTTTTGTCGGATTCTTTTTTATACGTTTCTAAATTGGATCCTTCCCAAATCCCTGAAATTGGAATTTTAAGCGGACCTTCTAACTCTTATCGTAATACTGCTCAGATCAAAATCGAATTCAAAAAAGGAAAAACAAATGCAGGATTTTATAAGGAGAATTCAAACTCCTTGGTCCATTTTCCTAAAGAAGGTTGTAAACATCTTCCTTCCGAGATGAACGAGTATGTCAGAAAGAATTTAGCAAATAAGAAAACGTTTTCTAGAAAGGGAGATTGGAGACTTCGATATTCTTCCGGAGAAATTTTAGAATATGATAAAAAAGAAGTGAAGATAGGTCCTTATCTTCCTGAAAAAATAGAATGGTCCATTCCGGCGGAAGGTTTTACCCAAGTGAATCGTTTTCTTTTGGAAGAATGGATGTTAAAGATCCGTTCTTGGATACCGAAGGACTGCGGACCTGTATTAGAATTTTATTCAGGAGCCGGGCTGATCAGTTTGGCGATCGGTCACTTAGTGAGTCGTCTTTCCGGTTACGAGTTGTCCAACTCTTCCGTCCAAGCAGCGGAAAAAAATGCAAAGAATATCGGTTATTCTCACTTAGAGTTCCATACATTGGATCTGAATTCTTCTCTGCCTAAAAAATTGGATTCTTTCGGCGCAGAACTATCTATTCTAAATCCACCGAGGGCCGGGGCTTCTTCTTCCCTATTAGATTTTTTGGATGGATTACGACCTTCTCGCGTTATCTATTCTAGCTGTAATCCAAGCACCTTGGCAAGAGATCTTGGGACCTTGAAGAACTCCGGATATAAGCCGAAGGAAATCGTACTTACGGATTTTTTTCCAAGAACCAAACATTTCGAGGTCCTGGTTCTTTTAGATCTTTGA
- a CDS encoding DUF4870 domain-containing protein, whose protein sequence is MSDQRFNTREFLEETKRLLEGDNYPNLFAAISYIPFLGWVIPWFFRKKQEICRFHALQAIKLNLGFVFLYLVVWFLREFPILSTILKWIHANPVVTDFISYVAWLALLGYGILGALQAYQGKLFVLPLFPEIENEVRKILSKIRGTQG, encoded by the coding sequence ATGTCTGACCAGAGATTCAACACCCGGGAATTCCTGGAAGAGACCAAGCGATTATTAGAGGGGGATAATTATCCCAACTTATTCGCCGCCATTTCTTATATTCCTTTTTTAGGATGGGTCATTCCTTGGTTTTTTAGAAAAAAACAGGAAATTTGCAGATTTCATGCACTCCAAGCAATCAAGTTAAATCTAGGATTCGTATTTTTATACTTGGTGGTTTGGTTCTTAAGAGAGTTCCCTATTTTAAGCACCATCTTAAAATGGATACATGCGAATCCTGTCGTGACCGACTTTATCAGCTATGTCGCATGGTTGGCTTTACTAGGTTACGGAATTTTAGGAGCCTTGCAAGCTTACCAAGGCAAACTGTTCGTATTACCATTATTCCCGGAAATAGAGAATGAAGTTCGAAAAATACTCAGCAAAATTAGAGGAACTCAAGGCTAA
- a CDS encoding WbuC family cupin fold metalloprotein: MASSIYNLSRPDKLLIDQELFDKLLPLASSSARGRTNHNFHELLEPYQRFLNVLTKDTYVQAHRHKNPPKPETFLVLKGKLGFLLFEEDGTVRDKHILSSDGPVYGIDILPGVYHTLVCLTETCICFEGKSGPYDPTTDKEFASWAPPENSEGKIQYLDFLRSLF, encoded by the coding sequence ATTGCGAGCAGCATCTACAACTTGTCTCGGCCGGATAAATTACTCATCGATCAGGAGTTATTCGATAAACTCCTTCCACTTGCTTCCTCTTCCGCTAGAGGAAGAACCAATCATAACTTCCACGAACTACTAGAACCTTATCAGAGATTTCTGAACGTACTTACCAAGGACACTTACGTCCAAGCGCATCGTCACAAAAATCCTCCTAAACCTGAGACCTTTTTAGTGCTAAAAGGAAAACTAGGCTTCCTCCTTTTCGAAGAAGATGGTACTGTCAGAGACAAACATATCCTGAGTTCGGACGGACCGGTCTATGGGATAGATATTCTTCCGGGAGTGTACCATACATTGGTCTGCCTTACGGAAACCTGTATCTGCTTTGAAGGAAAATCAGGACCGTACGATCCGACCACCGACAAAGAATTCGCCTCTTGGGCTCCACCGGAGAACAGTGAAGGCAAAATTCAATATCTGGATTTTCTCAGATCTCTTTTCTAA
- a CDS encoding lysophospholipid acyltransferase family protein: MEKEAKTYLRIKNFVAPFIGLAVDITAYGTENIITNGKVILTCNHRSDMDPFILSYTFPRFISWIAAEYTFRIPIFRDLAKIAGGIPMSIDGNISIGSIKMIQQVFKKGETLGIFPEGHDYMVKNDFKSGMVDFHSGFAAFSIRNKVDILPSVIIPVEESYSDIPIPPIVRSFMGMPKEVCDIKKRAIYKKVKVIYGEKVDHREFLSGTLEENMKQLSDVVRTRMIALQEGQYAEA, from the coding sequence GTGGAGAAAGAAGCAAAAACATATCTTCGGATCAAAAATTTCGTGGCTCCCTTTATAGGTTTGGCCGTGGATATTACCGCGTACGGAACCGAAAATATAATCACTAACGGTAAGGTAATTCTTACCTGCAATCATAGATCCGATATGGATCCGTTCATTCTTTCCTACACTTTTCCTAGATTCATTTCTTGGATCGCTGCAGAATACACTTTCAGAATTCCTATCTTCCGAGACCTTGCAAAGATCGCAGGCGGGATACCGATGTCTATAGACGGAAATATTTCCATCGGTTCTATTAAGATGATCCAACAGGTTTTTAAAAAGGGAGAGACCCTAGGAATTTTCCCGGAAGGCCATGACTATATGGTCAAAAACGATTTTAAATCCGGAATGGTGGACTTTCATTCAGGATTCGCAGCATTCTCCATTCGCAACAAAGTGGATATTCTTCCTTCCGTAATCATACCTGTAGAGGAATCTTATTCGGATATCCCGATACCGCCTATCGTTCGAAGCTTTATGGGAATGCCTAAAGAAGTATGTGATATCAAAAAGCGTGCGATCTACAAAAAGGTAAAAGTGATCTACGGAGAAAAAGTAGATCATAGGGAATTTCTTTCAGGAACCTTAGAGGAGAATATGAAACAACTCTCCGATGTGGTTAGAACTAGAATGATCGCATTACAAGAAGGTCAGTACGCGGAAGCTTAA